GCCGGAAGCGCTCGATAGACTCCTGCATGCGCGCCAGCAACGGAGCTACGTGCGCGTCGGTGAGCACGGCCGTGGGCAGCAACTCCGGCAAGAGCGTGAGTAGGCCCTCGATGTTGCTGATGGGCGACTTCAGGTCGTGCGAGGCCGTGTAGACGAAGTTGTCCAGGTCGGCATTGGTGCGCACCAAGCGGGTGTTGCTTTCGTGCAGCTCCTCGTTGGTGGCCGTCAGCTCCTCGTTGATGGCGGCCAGCTCTTCGTTGAGGTCCGCCAGTTGCTCGTTGAGGCCCTGCACCTGCTGGCGGGCGCGCACCTGGTCGGTGACTTCGACCCCCACGCCCGCCAGCCGCTCCACCTGGCCTTGGGCATCGCGTAAGGGTCGGATCGTTAAGCTGAAGTAGCACAGCTCTTCCCGGTGGGCGAACTGCACGGGTAAGTCTTGTACAAACACGTCCTCACCCTGCCAGGCTCTATTCAGTAGGGCGGGGGCACCCTGATCAACGAGTTCGGCCATGACCTCAAAATAGGGCCGGCCCAGCAGCTCGGCCGGCGAGCGGCCCAGCATCTGCGCCATCAGCGGGTTGACTAGTTCCACCACGTACGCCGGCCCCCGCGCCACCCAAATCGCCGTGGCCCCCTGCGCAAACACGGTTTCGACCAGGCGCTGCTGCTCCTCCCGCTGTTGGCGGGCCACGACCTGCTGCGTCACGTCGTAGCCGAAGCCCGATACGCCCACGATCCGGCCCTGTTCGCGGTAGGCCTGGTAGCTGAAGCTAAAGTAGATGGTGCGGGGCGGCTGGTCAGCGTCCTGCACGGTAAAGGGTAATTCATTGCCTATAAACGTTTCCCCCGTCTGATACACTCCGTCGAGCAAGGCCAGAAAGCCCTGCTCCTGCGCTTCGGGCAGGCACTCGCGCAAGGGGCGGCCGCGCAGCAGGCGGGTGCCCATGAGGTGCTCGCTGGTCGGGTTGGCGTACTCGACGCGGTGGTCCGGCTCGCGTAGCAGCAGCACCACGGCTGCGGTTTGCTCAAAGACCTGGTAGAGGTCTTCGCGCTGCTGCACTTGGCGCTGGGCGGCGGCCAGCAGCTCGGCTTGCAGCGCCGCGGCGGCCTGGTGACTGGCTTCCAACTCCTGCGTGCGCTGCTGCACCCGCGATTCTAGCGCCTCGTTGAGCTGGCGCAATTGCTGCTGGGCTTCGCTCAAGGCGGTGTTGGCGGTCTGGTATTGCTCGTTGCTGGCCCGTAGTTCTTTATTCATCGTGGCCAGTTCCTGGTTGAGCAGCTGCACCTGCTGGCGGGCGCGCACCTGGTCGGTGACTTCGACCCCTACGCACGCCAGCCGCTCCACCTGGCCCTGGGCATCGCGCAGGGGCTGGATGACGAAGCTGAAGTAGCTCAGTTCCCCTTCTGCTTGGTGGGTGAAGTGGGCGGGTAAGTCCTGGATAGAAACGACCTCGCCCTGCCACGCCCGGGCGTGTAGGGCAGGGCCGCCCTGGCTGACGAGTTCGGGCAGAGCTTCAAAATGGGGCCGGCCCAGCAGCTCGGCCGGCGAGTGGCCCAGAATCCGCGCCATCAGCGGGTTGACCAATTCAAATACGTACTCCGGCCCCTTCGCCACCCAAATAGCCGTGGGCGCCTCGGCAAACACCGTTTCGACCAGGCGCTGCTGCTCGTCGCGCTGCTGCTGGGCCTGCACGCGCTCGGTAACGTTGACGATGCTGTGCACGAGGC
This Hymenobacter sp. GOD-10R DNA region includes the following protein-coding sequences:
- a CDS encoding PAS domain-containing protein, which gives rise to MTSPLPDPSTDPSAQPPLAFPSAWSLPGVVASLPVACVLLTPTLHVAAASDAYLAVFGLTRTQLLGRTLFEVFPGSPGTPEGDTITSLRASLQQVLATGEPHHMAVQHYNVPNPAAPGQFMGRYWDPTNTAIRDAQGAVTGLVHSIVNVTERVQAQQQRDEQQRLVETVFAEAPTAIWVAKGPEYVFELVNPLMARILGHSPAELLGRPHFEALPELVSQGGPALHARAWQGEVVSIQDLPAHFTHQAEGELSYFSFVIQPLRDAQGQVERLACVGVEVTDQVRARQQVQLLNQELATMNKELRASNEQYQTANTALSEAQQQLRQLNEALESRVQQRTQELEASHQAAAALQAELLAAAQRQVQQREDLYQVFEQTAAVVLLLREPDHRVEYANPTSEHLMGTRLLRGRPLRECLPEAQEQGFLALLDGVYQTGETFIGNELPFTVQDADQPPRTIYFSFSYQAYREQGRIVGVSGFGYDVTQQVVARQQREEQQRLVETVFAQGATAIWVARGPAYVVELVNPLMAQMLGRSPAELLGRPYFEVMAELVDQGAPALLNRAWQGEDVFVQDLPVQFAHREELCYFSLTIRPLRDAQGQVERLAGVGVEVTDQVRARQQVQGLNEQLADLNEELAAINEELTATNEELHESNTRLVRTNADLDNFVYTASHDLKSPISNIEGLLTLLPELLPTAVLTDAHVAPLLARMQESIERFRRTITHLTDVSQLQAEFAQPAETVSLAAIIEDVRQDLHFQFLESRAVLDVAVNGVQPRVFSPKNLRSLIYNLLSNALKYRHPERVPRVRIRCQPVGDALVLTVQDNGLGLNETQQQRLFQLFQRLHTHVEGSGVGLYTVKKIVDNAGGTITVVSQQGVGTAFTLTFPA